Below is a window of Streptomyces qaidamensis DNA.
ATCTGGGCCGCCTCGATGTCGCGTGCTACGGCCTGCGCGAGCAGCATCCGCAGCACGAGCACGATCAGCGCGACGCCCAGCACGGCCACGACGACCCCGCACAGCAGCAGGACCACCCCGGGAGCCACGGCCTCGCCCGGCGCGAGCACGACCGCGAGCGCGAAGACCAGCAGGGCGGCCGCGACGAACGCGCCGATCACGATGTGCACGTAGCGGAAGGCGGCGGTGGAGAACACCGTCCCGCGACGCACCATCGTCACCAGCCGCCACACGCAGACCACGACGACCTGGGCCGTCACGATACCCAGGATCGTGATCACCAGGATCGGCGTGCGCAGATACGCGTACTCGGGCCTGAGCCCGTTCATGTCGACGGCCAGCAGCGGCACCATCACCCCCTGCACGAACAGCGATCCTGCGAGCAGCACCACGAGCACCCCACGCAGTCCCGCCACGGCCAGCTTCCCCATCACCACTCCTTCGATCGAACCACGATGGAAATCTATCGAAACTCGATAGGTGATGCAAGAGCGGCCCGCGCCGGCACGGATCAACGATGGGCTTCCTGCTCCATGGCCCCGCATCACGCCATCGGGGAGGCATGGGCATCCTCATGGGCAGCCGCCGCCTCACCGAGGAGCGGGCCTTCGACGAGCCGCGCCACTACACCCAGACAAGGACAGCAAGGACAGCAAGCAGCGCGAGGTTGCCCGGCGGGTCTGCGAAGAGGGCCGCCTGACCTGACGGCTCCCCCAGCACACATTCCGAACTGGGGGAACCTGACCGGGTCGGCCCCCCGGGGGAGCGTCGCCAACCGGGCCTGCTGAGCGGGTCCCCCGCAGGGCGGGCCTCTCACCTCCCGGGGTCCCTGTTGCTCGATCTTTCACATGAGCAAGGTGAGTGGATTCGGCAATTCCCGAGGGCCGACAAACTGAAGTCACTCAAGCGAGTGAATACATCGATCAAACGTCCCTGCAAACCGTATCGATGTTTCATTCCTTCCCACTCATCCCGTGCATCTCTTCCGAGTTGGCGGCGCCGGCGAAGAGCCGTGAGGCATAGTGACACCTAGCAAAAATCCCCGTAGCCTTGCGAAACTGGTCGTCTTGAACACGGTCGAAATGCCAGGCGGCGGTACGACCTGTGGCACCAGAAGGAGAAATCCATGCCCGACGCCGACCCGATGGTTCACCGACACCGTCTGAGCTCACAGCTTCAAGAGGCACGCAAAAAGGCGGGCTACACACAGCCTGATGTTGCGCGGGAGACGGGATGGTCCCTGTCCAAAGTCATGCGCCTGGAGTCAGGCAGGGTGAAGATCTCCATGACGGACCTCAAGGCATTGATCAGCTTCTACGGACTCTCATCCGACGACTCGGAGAAGTTGCGTCGCGCGGCGGAGGAGGCACGACGGCAGCCCTGGTGGTACGAGTACCGCTCCCTGCTGTCGGAGGGTTTTCAGTCCTACCTGGGCTACGAGGCGTCCGCGTCCGTGATCCGCAACTTCGAGGCGCTGTTCATCCCCGGCCTGCTGCAGACGGAGGAGTACGCGCACGTCGCCCTGCAGCAGTCCGTGGTCCCGGAGAAGGAGGAACT
It encodes the following:
- a CDS encoding DUF2975 domain-containing protein yields the protein MGKLAVAGLRGVLVVLLAGSLFVQGVMVPLLAVDMNGLRPEYAYLRTPILVITILGIVTAQVVVVCVWRLVTMVRRGTVFSTAAFRYVHIVIGAFVAAALLVFALAVVLAPGEAVAPGVVLLLCGVVVAVLGVALIVLVLRMLLAQAVARDIEAAQMQAELEEVI
- a CDS encoding helix-turn-helix domain-containing protein, with the protein product MPDADPMVHRHRLSSQLQEARKKAGYTQPDVARETGWSLSKVMRLESGRVKISMTDLKALISFYGLSSDDSEKLRRAAEEARRQPWWYEYRSLLSEGFQSYLGYEASASVIRNFEALFIPGLLQTEEYAHVALQQSVVPEKEELLDLRMKRQERMLSESKTELRFLIDEAALRRVVGTAELMEAQIRHLQQVSALDHVSIGVVPFSSGLYPLLRSPYVIFEFAKADQERVVYLENPDGSVILNNKAIVGVQRSVETYLEAFWEIENRYAQPITEWSPHSPQLAA